Proteins from a genomic interval of Rhodothermales bacterium:
- a CDS encoding ABC transporter permease — protein sequence MRDARAPGLARWLLELYCRDELLEEILGDLDEAWHADLRRHGLRRARRRYWKEVLLFVRPHTLRRRRGRIAAPIMLKNHLRVAGRFMLRHKTYSAINLFGLATGLTAALLISLFVLDERSYDTYIPDVDRIYRIVAGHSDANFDGIAKVNGPYGPTAARELPQVEASARFVFFGSTTIEIDGVQQQLQSGFYADSTSFEVFPWPLISGDADEALRTPGGMILSESLAGTLFGAGQPLGRTFAVGDRQFTVTAVMADVPTNTHFRPEFLASMVSYANPSHDDWVRWNQYYTYLKLRPNADATLVAGAITDLVRSRLGAEAERFGPLSLQPVQDIYLRSSMFREIAVMGSAETVRMMSWIAAFILLLASFNFVNLATARAALRAREVGVRKSLGARRGAIARQFLVESGTNVVLAAALAVLLALLLLPFFNELAFKSFAPADLIRPEVLTVFGSMLLVMSVLGGAYPAFVLSGFRPAVVMRGRGELGNRGGVRRGLVLAQFVISTTLLMATGIVSDQLTYVTEKPAGFERDRLVSVSLQDPSMAPRLEELRNQMAGLPGVESVALAANQPGGGDWGIPIQIPGFTDETRPAVRMLVGDPSYTATLGLSVVQGRLHDPDRTNEAEALVINEEFARQTGWQEPIGKIVQMPAFEREFTVVGVVEDFHFRSAREAISPIMIFTAPAPGWYGSVLVRVEDGGAAQALAGLQDVYARFDAENPFSAHPVDERFQQLYATDERTGELLRLATLMAFLVACLGLFGLASHAAERRTREIGVRKAIGASSAGIVGLLTRETVWLTGAAVVGAVPIAVLFGSRWLEGFAYHTSIEASTLLVAGLGALALAVATTGLQAWRAARMSPVKALRTE from the coding sequence ATGAGAGATGCTCGAGCACCTGGACTGGCGCGCTGGCTCCTGGAGCTGTACTGCCGCGACGAACTCCTCGAAGAGATCCTTGGCGATCTCGATGAGGCCTGGCACGCAGACCTCCGGCGGCACGGATTGCGACGGGCGCGTCGGCGCTACTGGAAGGAAGTCCTCCTGTTCGTTCGCCCACACACACTGCGCAGACGCCGCGGGCGCATCGCGGCACCCATCATGCTGAAGAATCACCTACGCGTCGCCGGCCGATTCATGCTCCGGCACAAAACGTACTCGGCCATCAACCTGTTTGGCCTCGCTACTGGACTCACGGCGGCGCTGCTGATCAGCCTGTTCGTGCTGGACGAGCGCTCATACGACACCTACATCCCGGACGTCGACCGCATCTACCGCATCGTGGCGGGGCACAGCGATGCGAACTTCGATGGCATTGCCAAGGTGAACGGGCCGTACGGGCCCACGGCAGCTCGCGAACTGCCGCAGGTGGAGGCGTCGGCACGGTTCGTCTTTTTCGGGTCCACGACGATCGAGATCGACGGAGTGCAGCAGCAGTTGCAGAGCGGTTTCTACGCGGACTCCACCAGCTTTGAAGTCTTTCCCTGGCCGCTGATTTCCGGCGACGCGGATGAAGCCCTTCGCACTCCGGGAGGCATGATCCTCTCCGAGTCCCTCGCGGGCACGCTGTTTGGGGCGGGCCAGCCCCTGGGACGCACGTTTGCGGTTGGCGATCGGCAGTTCACGGTTACCGCGGTCATGGCGGACGTTCCGACGAACACCCACTTCCGTCCCGAATTCCTGGCCTCCATGGTGTCTTATGCCAACCCAAGCCACGACGATTGGGTCAGGTGGAATCAGTACTACACATACCTCAAGCTGCGCCCGAATGCAGACGCCACCCTGGTGGCCGGGGCCATCACGGATCTCGTCAGGAGTCGCCTTGGTGCTGAGGCCGAGCGCTTCGGTCCGCTCAGCCTTCAGCCGGTACAGGACATCTACCTGCGCTCCTCCATGTTCAGGGAGATTGCCGTGATGGGTAGCGCCGAGACCGTGCGCATGATGTCCTGGATCGCTGCCTTCATCCTGCTGCTGGCATCGTTCAATTTCGTGAATCTGGCAACGGCAAGAGCCGCCCTGCGTGCCCGGGAGGTCGGTGTGCGCAAGAGTCTGGGCGCGCGGCGTGGCGCCATCGCCCGTCAGTTCCTGGTCGAGTCCGGGACGAACGTGGTGCTGGCCGCTGCCCTGGCCGTGCTCCTTGCCCTTCTGCTGCTGCCCTTCTTCAACGAGCTTGCTTTCAAGTCCTTTGCACCTGCCGACCTGATCCGACCCGAGGTCCTGACGGTATTCGGGTCCATGCTGCTGGTGATGAGTGTGCTCGGCGGCGCGTATCCGGCATTCGTGCTTTCCGGATTCCGACCTGCCGTGGTCATGCGGGGCCGAGGCGAGCTCGGCAACCGCGGCGGTGTGCGTCGTGGTCTTGTGCTGGCCCAGTTCGTGATTTCCACCACGCTGCTGATGGCGACGGGCATCGTCTCCGACCAGCTGACCTACGTCACCGAGAAGCCGGCCGGTTTTGAGCGGGACCGACTGGTCTCCGTCTCGCTGCAAGACCCCTCCATGGCGCCTCGTCTCGAGGAACTGCGCAACCAGATGGCGGGCCTGCCCGGGGTCGAGTCCGTCGCGCTCGCGGCGAACCAGCCCGGCGGTGGTGATTGGGGCATTCCCATACAGATTCCGGGGTTTACGGACGAGACGCGGCCGGCCGTGCGCATGCTCGTCGGCGATCCCTCCTACACGGCCACGCTGGGGCTTTCTGTGGTGCAGGGCCGGCTGCACGATCCGGATCGTACCAACGAAGCGGAAGCTCTGGTGATCAATGAGGAGTTTGCGCGTCAAACCGGCTGGCAGGAGCCCATCGGAAAAATCGTGCAGATGCCGGCCTTCGAGCGGGAATTCACGGTCGTTGGAGTGGTCGAGGACTTCCACTTTCGCTCCGCGCGCGAGGCCATCTCTCCCATCATGATCTTTACCGCGCCCGCGCCGGGCTGGTATGGCTCCGTGCTCGTGCGGGTTGAGGATGGCGGCGCGGCGCAGGCTCTGGCCGGCCTGCAGGACGTGTATGCGCGGTTCGATGCGGAGAATCCGTTTTCGGCGCATCCGGTGGACGAGCGCTTCCAACAACTCTATGCCACAGACGAACGCACGGGGGAACTGCTCCGACTTGCGACGCTCATGGCATTCCTGGTCGCTTGCCTCGGCCTGTTCGGGCTTGCCAGTCATGCGGCTGAACGTCGTACCCGCGAAATCGGTGTACGCAAGGCCATCGGTGCCTCTTCGGCGGGCATTGTCGGCTTGCTGACCCGGGAGACGGTGTGGCTCACGGGGGCGGCTGTGGTCGGCGCGGTGCCCATCGCCGTACTGTTTGGCTCACGATGGCTGGAAGGTTTTGCGTACCACACCAGCATTGAGGCAAGCACGCTCTTGGTCGCCGGCCTGGGGGCCCTGGCACTTGCGGTTGCGACGACCGGGCTTCAGGCCTGGCGGGCCGCCCGCATGAGTCCGGTCAAGGCGCTGCGGACAGAGTAG